A genomic stretch from Dehalococcoidia bacterium includes:
- a CDS encoding FAD-binding oxidoreductase yields MAVTASAVVIGGGVMGASILFNLAKRGVDSPILLERDTLGSGSTGRSSGAIRMHYSTEVNARLAWESLHVFQNWGDEVGGDGDPGFVRTGYMVIAPHREVDGFHHNIEMQREVGIDTRIVSWREAKELAPDFHLGEDEHFAWEDRSGHGDPSGTALAFTMRARELGATVVLESPVASVEVENGRVVGVRTGAELYSTDTAIIATGPWSSRFLAHLEIDLPLLATRHEVILIRRSETGVGQHPGGGDMTNLIYFRPEADNLTLVGNGNREEEADPDTYNQRASTDYVQDVWSRLAMRIPGIADGQLAHGYAGLYTTTPDLHPVMDRVDGIEGLYICTGFSGHGFKLAPAVGVCMAELMLEGESKLVDISTLRMSRFSDGSLNTTQYDFKVIA; encoded by the coding sequence ATGGCAGTAACGGCTAGCGCCGTGGTTATTGGCGGCGGTGTCATGGGAGCGAGCATACTGTTCAATCTCGCGAAGCGAGGCGTGGATAGTCCAATCCTTCTGGAGCGCGACACGCTCGGTTCAGGCTCCACGGGACGTTCCTCCGGCGCCATTCGTATGCACTACTCAACCGAGGTCAATGCACGACTAGCATGGGAGAGTCTTCACGTCTTTCAGAATTGGGGAGACGAGGTCGGTGGCGACGGCGACCCGGGCTTCGTCAGAACCGGTTACATGGTCATCGCACCGCACCGCGAGGTTGACGGCTTCCATCACAACATCGAAATGCAGCGGGAAGTCGGGATCGACACTCGCATCGTAAGCTGGCGGGAAGCCAAAGAACTAGCCCCGGACTTCCACCTCGGCGAGGACGAGCATTTCGCATGGGAGGACCGGTCCGGGCACGGAGACCCTTCCGGCACTGCGCTGGCGTTTACGATGCGCGCACGCGAGCTGGGAGCGACTGTTGTGCTGGAGTCGCCCGTTGCGTCCGTTGAAGTTGAAAACGGACGAGTAGTCGGCGTTAGAACAGGGGCAGAGCTGTACTCGACCGACACTGCCATCATCGCCACTGGGCCGTGGTCTTCGAGGTTCCTCGCCCACCTTGAAATCGACCTTCCCCTCCTCGCAACGAGGCACGAGGTCATCTTAATCAGGCGATCGGAAACTGGTGTCGGCCAGCACCCCGGTGGCGGAGACATGACCAATCTGATCTACTTCCGTCCAGAAGCCGACAACCTGACCCTCGTCGGCAATGGCAACCGAGAAGAAGAGGCCGACCCGGACACGTACAACCAGAGGGCAAGTACAGACTACGTCCAGGATGTGTGGAGCCGCCTTGCCATGCGCATCCCCGGCATCGCTGACGGCCAGCTGGCTCACGGCTACGCCGGCCTCTACACCACTACCCCCGATCTGCATCCCGTCATGGACCGCGTCGACGGCATCGAGGGCCTGTACATCTGCACCGGCTTCAGCGGCCACGGATTCAAGCTCGCACCCGCGGTTGGCGTGTGCATGGCGGAGCTAATGCTAGAAGGTGAATCGAAACTGGTAGACATTTCGACGCTGAGAATGAGCCGCTTCTCGGACGGCTCCCTCAACACCACCCAGTACGACTTCAAGGTGATTGCATAA
- a CDS encoding methylenetetrahydrofolate reductase, whose protein sequence is MQTFSESLKSGKFVVTTELNPPKGTDLRRLFREADALSGMVDAFNLTDSPGANMSMAPIAAAHLMRDRNIEPILQVTGRDRNRIAIEGEILAAAALGVTNVLCMSGDPPGRGDHPDAVGVFDLRAETLLEAVSAMNSGTDMYGNDLRGTPSILAGAVANPGADDLDVELARMEEKVRMGASFFQTQAVYDAATFQTFMETARGFGVPVLAGMIVLKSARMARFLDENLPGVSVPDSIIQEMDSADVPAETSIEITSRLIRDVRDMCDGTHIMAIGWESRIPEILEGSGLV, encoded by the coding sequence TTGCAGACGTTTTCCGAATCGCTGAAGTCCGGCAAGTTCGTAGTTACCACCGAGCTGAACCCTCCGAAGGGTACAGACCTCCGAAGGCTGTTCAGGGAGGCCGATGCCCTCAGCGGCATGGTTGACGCATTCAACCTTACGGACTCCCCTGGCGCCAACATGTCGATGGCGCCCATCGCCGCTGCGCACCTGATGCGGGACCGCAACATTGAACCCATACTGCAGGTGACCGGTCGCGACCGTAATCGCATTGCGATCGAGGGAGAGATACTCGCGGCCGCCGCGCTGGGAGTCACCAATGTCCTGTGCATGAGCGGAGACCCCCCCGGCCGTGGCGATCACCCAGATGCGGTGGGAGTATTCGATCTCAGGGCTGAGACGCTGCTAGAGGCCGTTTCAGCGATGAACTCAGGCACAGACATGTACGGCAACGACCTTAGGGGTACCCCGTCCATACTTGCGGGTGCCGTCGCCAATCCTGGCGCCGATGACCTGGACGTCGAGCTTGCCCGCATGGAGGAGAAGGTGCGCATGGGAGCGTCCTTCTTCCAGACCCAGGCAGTCTATGATGCCGCGACGTTCCAGACGTTCATGGAAACCGCCCGGGGATTCGGAGTGCCCGTACTTGCCGGCATGATTGTCCTCAAGTCGGCGCGAATGGCGAGGTTTCTGGATGAGAATCTACCTGGTGTTTCAGTACCGGACAGCATAATCCAGGAGATGGACTCAGCAGATGTCCCGGCAGAGACCAGCATCGAAATCACTTCCCGTCTCATCCGAGATGTACGCGACATGTGCGACGGTACGCACATTATGGCCATCGGTTGGGAGTCCCGCATTCCCGAGATTCTGGAGGGATCCGGCCTGGTCTGA
- the leuS gene encoding leucine--tRNA ligase — translation MSYDHHDMQTRWSDRWEEGGIYTVEDDDPRPKWYELHMYPYPSGDLHVGHWFAMTGADVHARFMRMKGYNVLHPMGFDAFGLNAENAAIKNGIHPHKWTMSNIENMRRQLRSMGPMYDWDREVVTCTPDYYRWNQWFFLQLYKNGLAYRSDAPVNWCPSCQTVLANEQVVNGLCERCDTSVVHRDMEQWFFKITDYADELLDHSKMDWPDRINAMQTNWIGRSEGVEVDFDISEHGLEEKAIRTFTTRIDTVFGVTFIVLAPEHPLVAKLTTSEHREEVQAYVEEARLQTEIERLSTEKEKTGVFTGSFAVNKLNSERVPILVADYVLLSYGTGMVMGVPAHDERDFVFAKKYDLPIRTVIAPPDWDGSDLEEAYIEPGTQVNSGQFDGMSNAEGLERIADFVEANGWGERSVNYRMRDWLISRQRYWGTPIPIVFCENCGETPVPDSDLPVLLPEDAEFLPTGDSPLALHEGFVNTTCPDCGSPAKRETDTMDTFVDSSWYFLRYASPHFEDGPFDPNALGQWGAVDQYTGGVEHAVMHLLYARFFVKALRDLGYLDFDEPFVRLVNQGTIVFNHQKMSKSRGNVIAPDAYVSDVGSDVVRTYMMFMGPWEAGGEWNDDGINGMARWTNRVWDLTTRDASLLDESDTHPDAVNGLRRLQHQTIKKVTEDVERFKFNTAIASMMEFSNSLGQVWDAGVIDSEAWTDAVKCLALLMSPVTPFLAEEMWDQIGESFSVHQQPWPEWDADLAADETITLVVQVNGRLRDRIDVPADISEEDAKARALESDRAKTHTEGKEVRRVIYVPGRLVNIVAN, via the coding sequence ATGTCATACGACCATCATGACATGCAGACGAGGTGGAGCGATCGCTGGGAGGAAGGCGGGATCTACACCGTTGAAGACGACGATCCGCGTCCCAAGTGGTACGAGCTCCACATGTATCCGTATCCGTCTGGGGACCTCCATGTCGGTCACTGGTTCGCGATGACTGGCGCAGATGTCCATGCCCGTTTCATGCGAATGAAGGGCTACAACGTTCTGCACCCGATGGGCTTCGACGCCTTCGGACTGAACGCCGAGAACGCGGCCATCAAAAACGGCATCCATCCGCATAAATGGACCATGTCCAACATCGAAAACATGCGTCGTCAGCTACGATCGATGGGGCCGATGTACGACTGGGACCGCGAAGTGGTTACGTGTACGCCTGACTACTACAGGTGGAACCAGTGGTTCTTCCTGCAGCTCTACAAGAATGGCCTCGCCTACAGATCCGACGCTCCTGTCAACTGGTGCCCGTCCTGTCAGACCGTGCTGGCCAACGAGCAGGTCGTTAATGGCCTGTGCGAGAGGTGCGACACGTCAGTGGTCCACAGGGACATGGAGCAGTGGTTCTTCAAGATTACCGACTATGCGGATGAACTGCTCGATCACTCCAAGATGGACTGGCCTGACCGCATCAACGCAATGCAGACGAACTGGATCGGGCGGTCTGAGGGTGTTGAAGTAGATTTCGACATATCCGAGCACGGACTGGAAGAGAAGGCAATACGCACGTTCACGACGCGAATCGACACCGTGTTCGGGGTCACGTTCATCGTGCTGGCCCCGGAGCATCCGCTCGTCGCCAAGTTGACAACCAGCGAGCATCGGGAGGAAGTCCAGGCCTACGTCGAAGAGGCGCGGCTCCAAACTGAGATCGAGCGCCTTTCAACCGAAAAAGAAAAGACAGGCGTATTCACCGGCTCGTTTGCAGTCAACAAGCTGAACAGCGAGCGAGTACCAATCCTGGTGGCGGACTACGTCCTGCTGAGCTACGGCACGGGCATGGTGATGGGCGTTCCTGCGCACGACGAGCGCGACTTCGTGTTCGCGAAGAAGTACGACCTGCCCATTCGTACCGTGATCGCTCCTCCTGACTGGGATGGGTCCGACCTCGAAGAGGCCTATATTGAGCCGGGAACGCAGGTCAATTCAGGCCAGTTCGATGGCATGTCCAATGCTGAGGGCCTCGAAAGAATCGCCGATTTCGTCGAGGCTAACGGTTGGGGAGAGAGGTCAGTCAACTACCGGATGCGTGACTGGCTCATAAGCCGTCAGCGTTACTGGGGTACTCCCATACCGATCGTATTCTGCGAGAATTGTGGGGAAACCCCGGTGCCCGATTCGGACCTGCCCGTACTGCTTCCAGAAGACGCTGAGTTCCTGCCCACAGGCGACTCACCGTTGGCCCTTCACGAGGGCTTCGTCAACACGACCTGTCCTGACTGCGGCAGCCCCGCCAAGCGGGAGACCGATACGATGGACACATTTGTCGACTCGTCGTGGTACTTCCTGCGCTATGCGAGTCCTCACTTCGAGGACGGCCCGTTCGACCCCAATGCTCTGGGACAGTGGGGAGCCGTAGATCAGTATACGGGTGGCGTCGAGCATGCGGTAATGCATCTGCTCTATGCGCGCTTCTTCGTCAAGGCGCTGCGGGACCTGGGCTACCTCGACTTCGATGAACCCTTCGTGCGGCTGGTGAACCAGGGCACCATCGTCTTCAACCACCAGAAGATGAGCAAGTCCAGGGGGAACGTGATTGCCCCCGATGCCTACGTGTCCGACGTTGGCAGCGACGTTGTCCGCACCTACATGATGTTCATGGGGCCGTGGGAGGCTGGAGGGGAGTGGAACGACGATGGCATAAACGGGATGGCCCGCTGGACCAACCGAGTCTGGGACCTCACAACCCGCGATGCCAGCCTGCTGGACGAGTCGGACACGCATCCCGATGCGGTAAATGGCCTGCGGCGCCTTCAGCACCAGACAATCAAGAAGGTCACGGAAGATGTTGAGCGGTTCAAATTCAATACCGCCATTGCGTCCATGATGGAGTTTTCCAACTCTCTGGGTCAGGTGTGGGACGCGGGTGTGATCGACTCCGAAGCGTGGACCGATGCTGTTAAGTGCCTGGCTCTATTGATGTCACCGGTGACACCATTCCTTGCTGAGGAGATGTGGGACCAGATAGGCGAGTCATTCAGCGTCCACCAGCAGCCCTGGCCTGAGTGGGACGCAGATCTTGCCGCCGACGAGACGATCACGTTAGTCGTGCAGGTCAACGGTCGTCTGCGGGACCGGATCGATGTGCCAGCGGACATCTCTGAAGAAGACGCCAAGGCAAGGGCGTTAGAGTCCGATAGAGCCAAGACTCACACTGAGGGCAAGGAGGTCCGCCGCGTGATCTACGTACCGGGTCGCCTGGTGAATATCGTCGCCAACTAA
- a CDS encoding GcvT family protein: protein MADIKLPERARAVIVGAGIAGCSVAYHLAKLGWRDVVLVDQGPLFETGGSTSHAPGLVFQLNASKTMTNFSSYTVDLWKQLELAGELCANPVGSLEVAWTDERFTDLKRKAGYGMSWGVEAHLISPSEARAMIPMLSDRIKGALYVPSDIHTRATRPAEAMARYAEQNGASLFGHVEVTGFSIENGRVCGVQTTQGDIETDLVVAAVGIWAPKLGGLAGVSIPLSPMEHLYAVTTPLPGLAGAMGEVTQPLLRHQDASIYFRQEGESYGIGSYNHEPLLVEASDILPIDEAPIAPAETEFTPEHFEKAMTAAGKLLPDLEGVGLTRKFNGMFSFTQDGFPILGESPSLKGFWSAQAVWITHAGGVGRAVAEWIVNGEPTTDLRECDIRRFHPHAFSRPYVKTRSAQQYREVYDIIHPRQQIENPRNVRVTPFYTRQKELGAVFFENSGWERPQWYDANEGLLDSLTVAGESRSGWEAREWSPTVAAEHVAARERVALFDLTPFAKFEVDGPGALKGLQRLAANQMNKPVGSITYTPMLTPSGGMKCDLTITRLAEDRFMVVTGGGMGLHDLHWIESHMPDDGSVSITDTSSGSCCIGLWGPRARDLLSRVCDDDLSNDGFPYMTAKPITIAEVPALALRISYVGELGWEIYTPSEHGLRLWDILWEAGQPLGVIAAGGGAFDSLRLEKGYRLWGNDIHTEYNPYEAGTGFAVRMRKGNFIGRDALREVRSNGVKHKLCCITLDDPNAVVTGKEPIVDGDEVLGYVTSANYGHSIGRGIVYGYLPVGHAEVGTSVDVVYFGERMQATVAQEPLYDPTGSKMKV, encoded by the coding sequence ATGGCTGACATCAAGCTGCCAGAGAGGGCCAGAGCCGTAATCGTCGGCGCAGGCATAGCCGGATGTAGCGTCGCCTACCACCTGGCAAAGCTGGGTTGGCGTGATGTAGTACTCGTCGATCAGGGTCCCCTATTCGAAACCGGGGGTTCCACGTCTCATGCCCCGGGTCTGGTCTTCCAGCTCAACGCGTCTAAGACCATGACCAACTTCTCGAGCTACACGGTGGACCTGTGGAAGCAGTTGGAACTGGCGGGCGAGCTCTGCGCCAATCCGGTGGGAAGCCTTGAGGTCGCCTGGACCGACGAGAGATTCACCGACCTGAAGCGCAAGGCTGGGTACGGCATGAGTTGGGGGGTCGAGGCCCACCTTATCAGTCCCAGCGAGGCCCGCGCCATGATTCCGATGCTTTCGGACCGCATAAAAGGCGCGCTGTACGTTCCGTCAGACATCCACACGAGGGCCACGAGGCCTGCAGAGGCGATGGCGAGGTATGCGGAGCAGAATGGTGCCTCACTCTTCGGCCATGTCGAAGTGACTGGCTTCAGCATCGAGAACGGCCGTGTCTGCGGTGTGCAGACAACACAGGGCGACATCGAGACAGACCTGGTGGTGGCCGCAGTAGGCATCTGGGCGCCGAAGCTCGGGGGATTGGCAGGTGTCTCCATACCGCTTTCCCCGATGGAGCACCTCTACGCTGTAACAACTCCCCTTCCCGGCCTCGCTGGAGCTATGGGGGAAGTCACCCAGCCGCTTCTCCGGCACCAGGACGCGTCCATTTACTTCCGGCAGGAAGGCGAGAGCTACGGCATCGGCTCGTACAATCATGAGCCACTCCTCGTTGAGGCCAGCGACATTCTGCCCATTGATGAGGCTCCAATTGCCCCTGCTGAGACGGAATTCACACCAGAACATTTCGAGAAGGCGATGACGGCTGCCGGCAAACTTCTCCCTGACCTCGAGGGAGTCGGGCTAACGCGTAAGTTCAACGGCATGTTTTCATTCACCCAGGACGGATTCCCCATTCTCGGAGAGTCTCCCAGTCTCAAGGGATTCTGGTCAGCACAGGCCGTTTGGATCACTCACGCTGGTGGCGTCGGGAGAGCGGTTGCCGAGTGGATCGTCAACGGTGAACCTACAACCGACCTTCGAGAGTGCGACATCAGACGGTTCCATCCTCACGCGTTCAGTCGCCCCTACGTCAAGACAAGGTCTGCCCAGCAGTACCGCGAGGTGTACGACATCATTCACCCTCGTCAGCAGATCGAGAACCCCAGGAATGTGAGGGTGACGCCGTTCTACACTCGACAGAAGGAATTGGGCGCCGTCTTCTTCGAGAACTCAGGCTGGGAGCGGCCTCAGTGGTACGACGCCAATGAGGGTCTGCTGGATTCCCTGACCGTCGCAGGAGAGTCGAGATCAGGCTGGGAGGCACGAGAGTGGTCTCCCACCGTGGCAGCGGAACACGTTGCAGCTCGCGAACGCGTCGCCCTGTTCGACCTGACTCCGTTCGCCAAGTTCGAGGTCGACGGACCGGGTGCACTCAAGGGACTTCAACGCCTTGCTGCCAATCAGATGAACAAGCCTGTCGGATCGATTACATACACGCCGATGCTCACTCCCTCCGGAGGCATGAAATGCGACCTCACGATAACCCGACTCGCTGAGGACCGATTCATGGTGGTGACGGGCGGAGGAATGGGACTCCATGACCTGCACTGGATCGAGTCCCACATGCCGGACGACGGCTCTGTCAGTATCACCGACACCTCGTCGGGATCCTGCTGCATTGGTCTGTGGGGTCCCCGAGCGCGGGACCTGCTGAGCCGGGTGTGCGACGACGACCTATCAAACGACGGGTTCCCGTACATGACGGCAAAGCCCATTACCATCGCCGAAGTACCGGCGCTCGCGCTCCGCATCTCCTATGTTGGAGAACTCGGCTGGGAGATTTACACCCCCAGCGAACACGGCCTGAGGCTCTGGGACATACTGTGGGAGGCAGGCCAGCCGCTGGGCGTCATTGCCGCCGGTGGAGGAGCCTTTGATTCTCTGCGACTTGAGAAAGGCTACCGGCTGTGGGGCAACGACATCCACACTGAGTACAACCCATACGAGGCCGGGACGGGGTTCGCAGTTAGGATGCGAAAGGGTAACTTCATCGGAAGGGACGCCCTCAGAGAAGTCCGCTCGAACGGAGTGAAGCACAAGCTCTGCTGCATCACCCTGGACGACCCCAACGCAGTCGTCACGGGCAAGGAACCGATCGTCGACGGCGACGAAGTGCTCGGCTACGTAACAAGCGCGAACTACGGCCACTCAATCGGACGAGGCATCGTTTACGGCTACTTGCCAGTGGGCCATGCCGAAGTGGGTACAAGTGTAGACGTGGTCTACTTTGGTGAACGTATGCAGGCCACGGTAGCTCAGGAACCGCTGTATGACCCGACCGGATCCAAGATGAAGGTGTAA